The following are encoded in a window of Peromyscus eremicus chromosome 12, PerEre_H2_v1, whole genome shotgun sequence genomic DNA:
- the LOC131922249 gene encoding mucin-4-like translates to MISAISTDITSTNTGHTSIMVIQSSNPGTTRTSNGPPTAGTTSKTSTQELSSQSPTHQTGSTETSSELQTSTLTDVTTSKHSASQSGSTLTLTVTQGTSSSGDSTTSAAFSVGSSPTITSQVTTTKTSTGSTSGNPENPQDTQTSATVTTEISMTSPPQKESTVSTLTTSNQELSTSSQIGHTGTMETSSNPQNIPLTEVTTSTLSSSPSDSTPAQTGSQGTSSPEAPTNPFTSSVSNTNPTMSEMPTAAPSTDSTSGNTGHTSPAVSQSSTSIITTVSMTNSPSVLSTVTSSITSNQESSTSSQNGHTGTMETSSNPQNIPLTEVTTSTLSSSPSGSTPAQTGSQGTSSPEATTNPFTSSVSNTKPPTSEMPTAVPSTDSTSGNTGHTSPAVSQSSTSPITGISVTNSPNVLSTVTSPITSPQESSTSSQNGHTGTMETSSNPQNIPLKEESQ, encoded by the exons ATGATCTCAGCGATCTCTACAGATATAACTTCAACTAACACAGGACACACATCAATAATGGTTATCCAAAGTTCTAATCCAGGCACCACACGAACTTCAAATGGACCTCCCACCGCAGGGACAACATCCAAAACCTCTACTCAGGAATTGTCTTCACAGTCTCCAACCCACCAGACTGGAAGCACAGAGACCTCCAGTGAACTGCAAACCAGCACCCTCACAGATGTGACTACGTCAAAACACTCAGCCTCCCAAAGTGGATCTACCCTGACGCTGACAGTGACTCAGGGGACATCTTCTTCAGGAGATTCAACTACCTCAGCTGCCTTCAGTGTTGGAAGCTCACCTACTATCACTTCACAGGTGACCACCACAAAAACCTCCACAGGCTCCACCTCAGGGAACCCAGAGAACCCACAGGATACTCAAACCTCTGCAACAGTAACCACAGAAATCTCAATGACATCTCCACCACAGAAAGAGTCAACAGTGTCAACACTCACAACCTCTAATCAGGAATTGTCAACATCTTCTCAGATCGGCCACACTGGAACCATGGAGACCAGCAGCAATCCTCAAAACATCCCTCTCACAGAGGTGACCACATCAACTCTGTCCTCTTCcccaagtgactcaactccagcaCAGACAGGGTCCCAAGGCACCTCATCTCCAGAGGCACCAACCAATCCATTCACTTCCAGTGTTAGCAACACAAACCCAACCATGTCAGAGATGCCAACTGCAGCACCCTCCACAGACTCCACCTCAGGAAATACAGGGCACACATCTCCAGCTGTTTCTCAAAGTTCCACATCTATCATCACCACAGTCTCAATGACAAATTCACCAAGTGTCCTGTCAACGGTGACATCTTCCATCACCTCTAATCAGGAATCATCAACCTCTTCTCAGAATGGCCACACTGGAACCATGGAGACCAGCAGCAATCCTCAAAACATCCCTCTCACAGAGGTGACCACATCCACTCTGTCCTCTTCCCCAAGTGGCTCAACTCCAGCACAGACAGGGTCCCAAGGCACCTCATCTCCAGAAGCAACAACCAATCCATTCACTTCCAGTGTTAGCAACACAAAACCACCTACATCAGAGATGCCAACTGCAGTACCCTCCACAGACTCCACCTCAGGAAATACAGGGCACACATCTCCAGCTGTTTCTCAAAGCTCCACATCTCCCATTACAGGAATCTCAGTGACAAATTCACCAAATGTCCTGTCAACGGTGACATCTCCCATCACCTCTCCTCAGGAATCATCAACCTCTTCTCAGAATGGCCACACAGGAACCATGGAGACCAGCAGCAATCCTCAAAACATACCTCTCAAAGAG GAATCTCAATGA